In Hevea brasiliensis isolate MT/VB/25A 57/8 chromosome 13, ASM3005281v1, whole genome shotgun sequence, a single genomic region encodes these proteins:
- the LOC110656183 gene encoding copper-transporting ATPase PAA1, chloroplastic isoform X8 codes for MESAVSLSTSSLAVFTISKALNRHFITKSPSLLRTRALTSFYTRTSFPSSSSFGASFALLPHPLHCVSNSYSSFATSGGGTGSGGPCGGGGCGGGGGGGDRSDGGDAKSNLSAGGAEDVSALPSDVIILDVGGMTCGGCAASVKRILESQAQVSSANVNLTTETAIVWPISEAKVVPNWQKQLGEELAKHLTSCGFKSNLRGQGAIEGDISM; via the exons ATGGAGTCTGCAGTCTCTCTCTCAACCTCTTCACTCGCTGTCTTCACCATCTCCAAAGCCCTAAACCGCCATTTCATTACCAAATCTCCCTCCCTCCTCCGCACTCGCGCCCTCACTTCCTTCTACACTCGCACCTCTTTCCCATCATCTTCTTCTTTCGGGGCCTCCTTTGCACTATTGCCGCACCCTTTGCACTGCGTCTCCAATTCTTACTCGTCTTTTGCGACCTCTGGTGGTGGAACTGGCAGTGGAGGTCCGTGTGGCGGCGGCGGCTGCGGCGGCGGCGGCGGAGGTGGGGATAGATCGGATGGCGGTGATGCTAAGTCGAATTTGTCTGCAGGAGGGGCAGAGGACGTCTCCGCTCTGCCTTCTGATGTTATTATACTCGATGTTGGC GGAATGACATGCGGGGGATGTGCAGCCAGTGTAAAGAGAATATTGGAAAGTCAA GCACAAGTCTCCTCTGCTAATGTCAATCTCACAACTGAGACTGCAATTGTGTGGCCTATATCTGAGGCAAAAGTTGTACCAAACTGGCAAAAACAGTTGGGAGAGGAACTCGCAAAGCATCTGACAAGTTGTGGTTTCAAATCTAACCTTCGAG GTCAGGGAGCTATTGAAGGAGATATTTCAATGTAG
- the LOC110656183 gene encoding copper-transporting ATPase PAA1, chloroplastic isoform X7 gives MESAVSLSTSSLAVFTISKALNRHFITKSPSLLRTRALTSFYTRTSFPSSSSFGASFALLPHPLHCVSNSYSSFATSGGGTGSGGPCGGGGCGGGGGGGDRSDGGDAKSNLSAGGAEDVSALPSDVIILDVGGMTCGGCAASVKRILESQAQVSSANVNLTTETAIVWPISEAKVVPNWQKQLGEELAKHLTSCGFKSNLRVAGQGAIEGDISM, from the exons ATGGAGTCTGCAGTCTCTCTCTCAACCTCTTCACTCGCTGTCTTCACCATCTCCAAAGCCCTAAACCGCCATTTCATTACCAAATCTCCCTCCCTCCTCCGCACTCGCGCCCTCACTTCCTTCTACACTCGCACCTCTTTCCCATCATCTTCTTCTTTCGGGGCCTCCTTTGCACTATTGCCGCACCCTTTGCACTGCGTCTCCAATTCTTACTCGTCTTTTGCGACCTCTGGTGGTGGAACTGGCAGTGGAGGTCCGTGTGGCGGCGGCGGCTGCGGCGGCGGCGGCGGAGGTGGGGATAGATCGGATGGCGGTGATGCTAAGTCGAATTTGTCTGCAGGAGGGGCAGAGGACGTCTCCGCTCTGCCTTCTGATGTTATTATACTCGATGTTGGC GGAATGACATGCGGGGGATGTGCAGCCAGTGTAAAGAGAATATTGGAAAGTCAA GCACAAGTCTCCTCTGCTAATGTCAATCTCACAACTGAGACTGCAATTGTGTGGCCTATATCTGAGGCAAAAGTTGTACCAAACTGGCAAAAACAGTTGGGAGAGGAACTCGCAAAGCATCTGACAAGTTGTGGTTTCAAATCTAACCTTCGAG TGGCAGGTCAGGGAGCTATTGAAGGAGATATTTCAATGTAG
- the LOC110656183 gene encoding copper-transporting ATPase PAA1, chloroplastic isoform X6, with amino-acid sequence MESAVSLSTSSLAVFTISKALNRHFITKSPSLLRTRALTSFYTRTSFPSSSSFGASFALLPHPLHCVSNSYSSFATSGGGTGSGGPCGGGGCGGGGGGGDRSDGGDAKSNLSAGGAEDVSALPSDVIILDVGGMTCGGCAASVKRILESQAQVSSANVNLTTETAIVWPISEAKVVPNWQKQLGEELAKHLTSCGFKSNLRDAGGENFFSVFEKKMDEKRDRLRESGRELAVSWALCAVCLFGHLSHIFAFKAKWIHMFHSTGFHLSLSLFTLLGPGRQLILDGVKSLFKGAPNMNTLVGLGALSSFAVSSLAALIPGLGWKAFFEEPIMLIAFVLLGRNLEQRAKIKATSDMTGLLSILPSKARLLVHGDARDPGSIVEVPCASLSVGDQIVVLPGDRVPADGIVRAGRSTIDESSFTGEPLPVTKLPGVLLSSYIVK; translated from the exons ATGGAGTCTGCAGTCTCTCTCTCAACCTCTTCACTCGCTGTCTTCACCATCTCCAAAGCCCTAAACCGCCATTTCATTACCAAATCTCCCTCCCTCCTCCGCACTCGCGCCCTCACTTCCTTCTACACTCGCACCTCTTTCCCATCATCTTCTTCTTTCGGGGCCTCCTTTGCACTATTGCCGCACCCTTTGCACTGCGTCTCCAATTCTTACTCGTCTTTTGCGACCTCTGGTGGTGGAACTGGCAGTGGAGGTCCGTGTGGCGGCGGCGGCTGCGGCGGCGGCGGCGGAGGTGGGGATAGATCGGATGGCGGTGATGCTAAGTCGAATTTGTCTGCAGGAGGGGCAGAGGACGTCTCCGCTCTGCCTTCTGATGTTATTATACTCGATGTTGGC GGAATGACATGCGGGGGATGTGCAGCCAGTGTAAAGAGAATATTGGAAAGTCAA GCACAAGTCTCCTCTGCTAATGTCAATCTCACAACTGAGACTGCAATTGTGTGGCCTATATCTGAGGCAAAAGTTGTACCAAACTGGCAAAAACAGTTGGGAGAGGAACTCGCAAAGCATCTGACAAGTTGTGGTTTCAAATCTAACCTTCGAG ATGCAGGGGGAGAGAACTTTTTCAgtgtttttgaaaaaaaaatggaTGAAAAGCGTGATCGTTTAAGAGAAAGTG GTCGTGAGCTTGCTGTCTCTTGGGCTCTCTGTGCTGTATGCCTCTTTGGCCATCTTTCTCATATTTTTGCTTTCAAGGCGAAATGGATCCACATGTTTCATTCCACAGGATTCCATCTGTCCTTGTCTTTGTTTACATTGCTTGGCCCTGGGCGTCAGCTTATCCTTGATGGTGTGAAAAGCCTTTTTAAGGGGGCTCCAAATATGAATACTTTAGTTGGTCTTGGGGCTTTATCTTCATTTGCTGTTAGTTCATTAGCTGCCTTAATACCAGGGCTG GGTTGGAAGGCCTTCTTTGAGGAGCCAATCATGTTAATAGCTTTCGTCTTGCTGGGAAGGAATCTTGAGCAAAGAGCTAAAATTAAAGCAACCAGTGACATGACAGGACTTCTAAGTATTTTACCTTCGAAAGCTCGTCTTCTGGTTCATGGTGATGCAAGAGATCCAGGCTCAATTGTTGAAGTTCCTTGTGCCAGTCTTTCTGTTGGAGATCAAATTGTTGTATTACCTGGA GATCGTGTTCCAGCTGATGGAATAGTTAGAGCTGGTCGAAGCACTATTGATGAGTCGAGTTTCACAGGGGAGCCATTACCAGTGACTAAACTACCTGGGGTATTACTCTCCAGTTACAT AGTCAAGTAG
- the LOC110656183 gene encoding copper-transporting ATPase PAA1, chloroplastic isoform X5: MESAVSLSTSSLAVFTISKALNRHFITKSPSLLRTRALTSFYTRTSFPSSSSFGASFALLPHPLHCVSNSYSSFATSGGGTGSGGPCGGGGCGGGGGGGDRSDGGDAKSNLSAGGAEDVSALPSDVIILDVGGMTCGGCAASVKRILESQAQVSSANVNLTTETAIVWPISEAKVVPNWQKQLGEELAKHLTSCGFKSNLRDAGGENFFSVFEKKMDEKRDRLRESGRELAVSWALCAVCLFGHLSHIFAFKAKWIHMFHSTGFHLSLSLFTLLGPGRQLILDGVKSLFKGAPNMNTLVGLGALSSFAVSSLAALIPGLGWKAFFEEPIMLIAFVLLGRNLEQRAKIKATSDMTGLLSILPSKARLLVHGDARDPGSIVEVPCASLSVGDQIVVLPGDRVPADGIVRAGRSTIDESSFTGEPLPVTKLPGVLLSSYIQVAAGSINLNGTLTVEVRRPGGETAVGDIVRLVEEAQSREAPVQRLADKVSGHFTYGVMALSAATFMFWNLFGTRVLPAAFHHGNPVSLALQLSCSVLVIACPCALGLATPTAVLVGTSLGATRGLLLRGGNVLEKFSMVKTIVFDKTGTLTIGRPVVTKVVTLGDKI; the protein is encoded by the exons ATGGAGTCTGCAGTCTCTCTCTCAACCTCTTCACTCGCTGTCTTCACCATCTCCAAAGCCCTAAACCGCCATTTCATTACCAAATCTCCCTCCCTCCTCCGCACTCGCGCCCTCACTTCCTTCTACACTCGCACCTCTTTCCCATCATCTTCTTCTTTCGGGGCCTCCTTTGCACTATTGCCGCACCCTTTGCACTGCGTCTCCAATTCTTACTCGTCTTTTGCGACCTCTGGTGGTGGAACTGGCAGTGGAGGTCCGTGTGGCGGCGGCGGCTGCGGCGGCGGCGGCGGAGGTGGGGATAGATCGGATGGCGGTGATGCTAAGTCGAATTTGTCTGCAGGAGGGGCAGAGGACGTCTCCGCTCTGCCTTCTGATGTTATTATACTCGATGTTGGC GGAATGACATGCGGGGGATGTGCAGCCAGTGTAAAGAGAATATTGGAAAGTCAA GCACAAGTCTCCTCTGCTAATGTCAATCTCACAACTGAGACTGCAATTGTGTGGCCTATATCTGAGGCAAAAGTTGTACCAAACTGGCAAAAACAGTTGGGAGAGGAACTCGCAAAGCATCTGACAAGTTGTGGTTTCAAATCTAACCTTCGAG ATGCAGGGGGAGAGAACTTTTTCAgtgtttttgaaaaaaaaatggaTGAAAAGCGTGATCGTTTAAGAGAAAGTG GTCGTGAGCTTGCTGTCTCTTGGGCTCTCTGTGCTGTATGCCTCTTTGGCCATCTTTCTCATATTTTTGCTTTCAAGGCGAAATGGATCCACATGTTTCATTCCACAGGATTCCATCTGTCCTTGTCTTTGTTTACATTGCTTGGCCCTGGGCGTCAGCTTATCCTTGATGGTGTGAAAAGCCTTTTTAAGGGGGCTCCAAATATGAATACTTTAGTTGGTCTTGGGGCTTTATCTTCATTTGCTGTTAGTTCATTAGCTGCCTTAATACCAGGGCTG GGTTGGAAGGCCTTCTTTGAGGAGCCAATCATGTTAATAGCTTTCGTCTTGCTGGGAAGGAATCTTGAGCAAAGAGCTAAAATTAAAGCAACCAGTGACATGACAGGACTTCTAAGTATTTTACCTTCGAAAGCTCGTCTTCTGGTTCATGGTGATGCAAGAGATCCAGGCTCAATTGTTGAAGTTCCTTGTGCCAGTCTTTCTGTTGGAGATCAAATTGTTGTATTACCTGGA GATCGTGTTCCAGCTGATGGAATAGTTAGAGCTGGTCGAAGCACTATTGATGAGTCGAGTTTCACAGGGGAGCCATTACCAGTGACTAAACTACCTGGGGTATTACTCTCCAGTTACAT TCAAGTAGCGGCTGGAAGTATAAACCTCAATGGGACTCTAACAGTTGAAGTGCGAAGACCAGGTGGTGAGACTGCCGTAGGAGACATTGTTCGTTTGGTTGAAGAAGCACAGAGCAGAGAGGCTCCAGTACAGCGGTTGGCTGACAAG GTGTCTGGGCATTTTACTTATGGAGTAATGGCACTCTCAGCTGCTACGTTTATGTTCTGGAACTTGTTTGGGACACGTGTGCTCCCTGCTGCATTTCACCATGGAAATCCAGTGTCACTAGCTCTACAGCTCTCTTGCAGTGTTTTG GTTATTGCTTGTCCATGTGCACTTGGTTTAGCCACACCTACTGCTGTGCTG gtTGGAACCTCACTGGGTGCAACGAGAGGATTACTTTTGCGTGGTGGAAATGTTTTAGAGAAGTTTTCAATGGTGAAGACCATTGTGTTTGACAAAACAGGGACCTTGACAATTGGCAGACCTGTTGTAACAAAGGTTGTTACTCTTGGAG ACAAAATTTAA